Part of the Triticum dicoccoides isolate Atlit2015 ecotype Zavitan unplaced genomic scaffold, WEW_v2.0 scaffold67224, whole genome shotgun sequence genome is shown below.
ACGAAGAGGCCGTTGTTGCCAACCGCACCTCATGGAGGCCACCAACGATCAAATCCAAGAGCCAGCTGGCAGATCCAAGAGCGGCCATCGAGACCAAAGCCACCGGATGCAACTGACTGCCGCCCTACCAAGCACCATGCCGGCAAGGAATGGAGGTGCACTGCCTGAGACCGCCAACCACCATGGCTGTCAGCCATAGCCAAGCAACAGACGCACGCCACGCGCACCATGCGCGCCACTACGGCCGTCGGAGACCAGATCGGCCCCACCAGTGCCTTGAAGCAACTCCTCCGCTCCGCCACGGGCTTCTGAGCCACGCCGACTACGCTGCCCAGACCCTCCGCATGCCCGCGACGAGCACCATACCAGATCCGCCAAGAGCACCACCCGGGCACCCACAAACGGCAGATCCGGTCGGCACACGCAACCGCCACGCCCCTTGCGGCCGAACCACTACCCGCACCAAGCCTGCCCGTGCCCACGCCTCGCCGCCCCTGCAGCCGTCGGGACCCGCTGCCCGCACAGCCTTGCTGACGCCGCCGGGCGAGCCCGCTCGCGCCAGATCCGCGCCTTCCGGCCCCCTGCACGCGCACAACGCCCACGCCACCTGgcacctcgccgcgccgcccggccgcATGTGCAGCCGTGCTGCGCGCACCCACCACCAGCGTtgcctcgcctcgccgccccggACGCCAAGGCGCCTGAGCTCCTCCGAAGCGGCCAGACCGCGCCATGCCACTCTAGCAGGAGGAGGAGAGGGCCTCGCCGCCGCTGAGCCACACGGGCTTTGCCCGACGACACCtacgggcggcggcgaggggagagggGCAATGGGTtgtggcgctggcggcggcggctggggttcGCTCCTGGCCGCTCGGGGGAGCGAGCGAGGAGAGAATAGACCGAGGACTATGTTGaatgttgtgtcgaatatagtgtacaaggtaggttacagttggacttgtagttgtattgtgtttagataggatatagaGTCGTGTCTTGCGTGGCGCTTGGAGCAAGCTGGGGAGTTGTTTGTTAAAAAAAAGGAGCGTCCAGGTTCACGTGTGTGTACAAGAGCAGTTTTGGTTGGATCAACTACGATCTATTTTCTGCTATAAGATGTACGGAGAAGCAACAACAAAGAGTGACAGGGAAAAAGAAGATTTGTGCAGTTTGCATGGAAGTTTTTTCTGGGTCGGTTTGCTGAGATGGCTTGAAACACGTGGAGAGGCTGCGGAGGCGCGCGGATAAGTGTGTCATACAAGATCATGCATACACATGGCATCTAAGACATGCGTAGATGTGCGAACAGATACGACgcagggtggagcatggttgcagttgtatatgttcggctgggtcggacttgtcagtctgacggatcgacgcgaGTCGGTtagtacagaagacggtggtgggatcggcgatgatgacataggagcgtgatgctgatggtgaccgacttctggggtgtagaaacacgtggtgcaggcccgagggcttgtgtggcttcgacaagactacggcgcggggttgattcaaggtgaTGTACACACGGAGCTTCAAGTTGATGAGGCgtgagggtggactgatcatctaccatgaagtcatgttgaaggtggagctagtCTGGAAGACTTCACTTAGTGCTGGTTGAGGGGCTACGGCATAAGTCggcagagagtcgaagcctattcagcgggaaaAAGCGAGGGACATGTAGTtcagactggagcccagtggtctgatggaagcatgaaactcgtcatcggtcggtgatgatcggtggtactctgcagtgggggttgagtggtgtgggttcgcgacccttgagactcaaccaggacagcggaggctcgactcagtaatagcggcgaggcgtgtggtatgcacgggacatggagatgggccatgtggtgagacaactgcgaacttgactcgggatgactacaagcaatggtgaaattctttcaagtttcagacatgcggtcaagaaaggagcggtgatgttgagttcaagtaactcttatgtgtgacacccaatatgtgagttgttcattttcacgtAGGCCAGTAATCAGTGTGTGATGACATTGGattgatactctggaagttgggagcacaaactagagtaacaaggaacttaattttgctcgagcatTGActatggtcaagaaaagaagggactacaagttgcaggtggagtcacatggagtctttggagtagcagcggtgctcatgggataggctcaagtccaatgtacatggaagtttgacacatggacgaattcaaggtggtggaaaaTATTCGCCAAGgtagagtttgttagagttgtgttgaatatagtgtacaaggtaggttacagttggacttgtagttgtattgtgtttagataggatatagagtcatgtcctagtaggacacttgtatcttaggcctctcatatatagcgagggtagacacacgatgtaacctattccaacataatagcacaggcacgcaGGGGGAGTCGGCGCGTGTGCCGGCGtccgggcggccggggtgcggtattgtagcgctgtatggggaggagcgcccgtagtcatgtcCCGGGGATGtaaccatatcggtgaacctcgttaacaaatctcgttgtcgtgcttgtgtgattgcttggtccttggtagatcgatgatggcctcggatttattctaacacaaATGTTTTTGGGTTTAATGGAGTGTAATCAGTTTGAGAGAGCAGGAAACATGTGAAATAAGAACAGAGAGGTCGTATAAGTTCATCTCCTACAATTTGGTTTAGGACGTGCAAAATAGACTCACACCGCTCAGCTCCATAGAAGCATGAAAGTTGAACATACCCTGAATCTTAAGGCAATGATTAGAATTTGTCTTAAACATTGTTAGTATTTGTGGATGCATGCCAAGGCTTTAATCATAACTATATGTGAGCGAACGTTTTTGCAGCCTATAAGTTAGGCTATATCCACatgagagcaatcaagcaacaaaaatCAATGCAAATACTTATGATCTTAAGAACTAGGTGATATTCCTGCCGTCCTCGAGAACAATCTAGTCAATATAAGAAACGCAGTTGGCTTGTCCTTATAACAATAAAGGATTGAGTCAATTGTTGCACTCATTTACTTtcattttattcttttttttttgcatatttgcaACCATCCAAACACTCGAAACACATAACTGCCACTCCTTTTAAGCTTTTGCAGTGATTCCCATATAATTTCCATAGGCTGATTCCTTTtaatcctcattgggttcgactctCTACTTATCAAACACCCCCCCCCCCTAACTTATACATTATGCATGTCAAATGTTGTGTTAATCATTACTTCTCCATAATGTCTTGACACTAAATTGAATGATTTCAAAGCGATGTTAGTATGTCTATCAAAAAATAAGCTGTTTAGTATGAAAAGAATGGATTCATGTGTAGTTAAGGAAGAAAAAGGaacacttgcatttgcttccaaagaAAAGAATAAGAGGACACTTTACTGTCagaactagatgataccccacacATTGTTGCGAGAATGTTTCGCAATATAATTCAGTGAGTTTGATTGTATTGAGCATGAATATTTGGAGTAATAATATCAGAACTAAACTGAAAATAAATATGATTTCTTATGTTTGATTATTGTATAGTTGTAAAATATGCAAATTCTCAtccatgtttgcatgttgaggtgtGCCATTTACTATGCATAGTTACATGTTGAGTGGTCCTTTTCTCATGCATGTTGTCTGGTGAGGTAACATGCTAGCATGTTGAGAAAAATAGATTAATGGGTGCTGGCTAACTCCCTATCCCTCCTGCACACTCCCTAATGCGCCGACACTAAATTGACTGATTTCAATGCGATGTGAATATGTGTATCGAAAAACAAGCCGCTATGTATGAAAAGAATAGGTGCGCGGGTAGTTAAGGAAAAAACGAACATTTGCATTTGCTTCCAAAGAAAAGAATAAGAGGATATTTACTGTTAGAACTAGATGACACCCCGCATGTCATTGCGAGAATGTTTTGCATATATCAATGATATTTGGTTGTATTGAACATGAATATCAGNNNNNNNNNNAGTAATAATACGAGAACTAAAATGACAAATAAATATTATTTATTATTTTAATTATTGTATAGTTGTAAAATTTGTAAATTCTCGTGCAAACAGGTGTGGCATTTACTATGTAGAGTAGCATGTTGAGTGAGCCTTTTCTCATGCATGTTGTATGGTGAGATGGCATGCTTGCATGTCGAGAAAATTAGGTTAgtaggggctagctatttagatatagaagctgAATCAAAACAATGATTTACACAAGCATCAACAGTTTGCTAGTCATAACATCAATCTCGTTCATGAATAGAATTTCCTATTTACCCTCCAATAGTTGTTTCTAATCTCCCCATTTCTTTTGGTCAGTAGATTATGCCCTCCATTTTAATCCTTGAGGCAGCGAAATTCTTGAAAAAAGTCCTTCTGGCTACTGGAGAACATGTGAACAATCTGCGCGGCGTCACTGTGGCGACGAGGTCAGAGAGCATTACCTGGTCCATGGGGAGCGGGGTGCAGCCACACAAGAGGTTGTCGTAGTACTTGTTGCCGAAGGCAGTGTGCCTATGTCACCGATATTTTTTCGTACTGCATGAGTTGGACTGCGCCTGCCCAATGGTGTGCGAACCTTGGAGAGTGACAAGGTCAGTGTCGTTGGGGCCCAAGTTTCTAAACTTCTCCTATAGCATATCCAGAGAGTCAAAGGGGCTTGCAAGATTGTTGGTGTTCTCGACATTTGTGGTCATGTCACACTCCATGAGGGTCCTCAAGTCAGTTCAACAGAGATCTAGGCGGCGAGAGCGAGAATGTTGATACATGACACAATGCCAGGGGCTCTCATTCTCCAGTGTGCTGTTGATGACATCGACCACCTCAAACCCTAGCGTCGATCTGTCATTGGCATGGACCTACTTTTCAACCTCAATTGTCGGGAAGTCTTTGTCCAACAAAAGTGATCCATCAAAGCCCTAAAAAAGCATTTGTGGAAAAATAGATGAGGCTGGCTCGGATGTGCTTATCAGCAAGGCAGGCATTCTAGATAACACATGTGACAATGTCACATGCACCGATGCACCAGTCATCCTAGAAGGATGAGCTCAACCCGGCACGGACACCGCAATGACTATGAGTTCCGTGACTCGGCGCTACGACCTGCAATTGACATGGGCAAGAGGCTGCAGCAAACAGCCAATGATACGCAAGGGGAAGCGCCCATGTGTACTACTAAATGTTCAGAAGGAGGGCAACGAAGGGCGGTGCATGGGCCCACGTAGACACCCCACATGTCCGAAGGAGGGGACATGTGGCCCACGTGGCTCCCCTCTGGTCCTCCTTTTGCAGGTGTCTTGTCCTAAATGTTATCCTATAATGTTTTGTTTTACTTTTTAGAGTCCTCAAATTCTGAAATTAGAGACACAAAAACATATTTGCGGTCTTGCTCCCCGAGTCGCTCCCGCGGGCGACTCCGAGAGCCAACCCTAGCGCCACCTCCTCCCCCCTCGCCCCGGctcccctcccccgccgccgccggtggcGTCACCGGCCAAAGGCCGCGTGGCGTAGGCGGCGGAGGGGCACCTTCTTCCTGCGCCTGGAGTCTTGCCTCGCGGGGCGCGGTCCtcctcagcggcggcggcggtcgtcGGCTCTCCCTCGTGCTCGGCCCCTTCCCCTCGGCGTCCTGGCGTCCCAGCGGTGCCTCCCGCCCTCCTCCCATGGCGGATCCGGGGTGGGTGTGCGGGGATCTTGCTGGCGTCGGATCTGGGTGCCTCTGCCCAGAtctgggaggtggcggcggcggaggccctTGGGGGGGCCGACGGCCAGGCTCAGGTGGTGGCGTGGCGGCTGGCAGCTCGGCTGCTCCATGTGGGGGGCGGGGTGCTGGCCGGCTCTGGCCAGGGCGCGGCGGCGCATGTGTGGTGGAGGTGGCGGCGCATGTGTGGTGGTGCGTGAGGCGGCGCAGGTGGGGCGACCAGTGCGCTGGTCGATCTGGTGGCTGCGTGCCCGGCGGACTCAACGCCTGGAGTCCGGAGGGCGGCGCGGGATGGGCAGTGGCCTGGTGTGGCTGCTGCTCCGGTCGTGGAGGGATCCACGGTAGCTTGGCATGTCGGCTGCGCGGCGGCTGGCATGTTTCGGCGTCGGTTCGACCGTAGGCGGCGTGCGGCGGCCTTCGATTCCCCTCCCCGTTGCCCACGCACCACTTTCGTCGAAAGACTGGGCTTTTCTCAGCTATGGTACATCGCCGGTCTCGCACCCGGCAGCAGGATCGCGCCCTTCTCGCGCCCGGCTGCAGGACCGCGTCTGTCTCGCTCCCGGCAGCAGGACCGCGCTCGTGCGCGCCCGGCGGCAGGACCACGCTGGTCTCGCGCTCGGCAGCAGGACGGACCGATGGCGGCCAGTTGGGGGCAGCTCTGGGGTGCGAAAGGCGGGGCCTTTCCACCCGTCTCTATAGGTGGCGTGGCGCTGGGTAACTGGTGAGGTAGCgtcgaggtcttggatgccggggtgGCGGACCTGGTGGTGGTGTCGCGGTGCTCATGGGCAAAGCCCGTGCCTTGGTGCTGCCCAGTGACCATGGTCGTGCGGGCGGCATGGTCGCCGGGGTGTGGTGTTCGGTGGCGGTGAGTatgggccggggtgaaaacctatcCTATCTTCAGACGGATCGTCGACGACGTAGCTCGCTCTCTtcctgaaggcgtcgtcgcggccatCATTGCCCATCGTGTTGCTCTAGGGGAAACTCTGACTCTCGTGTCGGCCGGTGGCGGCGCTTCGGTGTCAtatccttcctgaaggcaccgTCTTGGAGCCCATGGTTCGTCATATGCAGCTTCATCTCTTCGCGGCGGCGTGTTCACGGTCGAGGTCCCGGCTGCTCTTGTAGTGCttggggtggtgttgctgcgcttAGCGCTTATGTATCTTgctttgggtgtgtgcgtgtgtggtgGTGGCGTGCGTTTGTACCGGGTTCTTGTTGGTCGATGCTTTGTATATAAAGCGAGGCGAAAGCCTTTTTGGTAAAACGTATTTGCTTCATGTCACTTTGTTAATACGACATTCCAGATACATATAAAACTATGCATGTTTGGTAAGTTAATGACATCAAAACTAACAGAAATAGATGCGCGGTTCCATGACATGTCATTCTGTAGCAGTGATCTTACACAAGATTTAATTATATGATGGTAAAGTGAGATGAATATGTTTATCGAGAACAAGACATCTGGTATGAAAATAATGGATTCACGACAACCACGTGTAGTGAAGAAAAAAAGATTTACATTTGTTTCCAAAGAAACTAATAAGGGAACACTTACAGTTAGAATGAATTAAAAGAATGATGTACACAAGGACAATGAGTTCACAACTCATAACATTAATCTCATTCTTCAATATGGTTTGTTGTTCACCCTCCGACAGTTGTTCCTAATCTCCCCAGCCCTTCCCGTCAATGGACTTATGTTCCCCATTTTGACCATCGAGGCCGCAAAGTTCTTGAAGAAGTCCTTTTGACTACCAGAGAACCTGTGAATGATGGGCGCGGTGGTCGCAGCAGCAACAGGATCGGACAACATTACCTGATCTGAAGGAAGAGGGGCGCGGCCGCGCAAGAGGTTGCCATAGTACTTGTTGTCGAAGATGTTAGGGGTGACTGTGTCAAGGTTCACCAGCGTCTCCTCGTCCTGCCCAGCACTGCAGTTCTGCTGTGTGAATTGGCATTGCGCCCGCCCAAAGGTGTGCGCTCCTTGGAGGGCGACAAGGTCAGTGTCGTCGAGGCCCAAGTTTCTGAACTTTTCCTGGAGCGTCTCCAGAGAGTCGAAGGGGCTTGGGAGATTGTTGGCGCTCTCGATATTGGTGGTCGTGCCATCACGGCGGCCCAACGGCACACTCCAACTAGGCCCTCCGGCCAGCTCGACGGAGATCTCGGAGGCGAGGGCGAGGATGTCGGCACAGGACACGATGCCAGGGCATGCATTCTCTAGCGCATGCTTGATGTTGTCGACCACATCGAACCCTCGTGCTGACCTATCGTTGGCAGGGACCTCCTTCTCGGTCATGATTGCCGGGAGGTCGTTGTCCAGCAAAAGTGAGCCATCACAGCCCTGAACAAAGCAGTCATGGAAGTGGAGGCGGATGAGGCTGGCTGGGATGCGTGCGTCGGCGACGCGGGCATTCTGGATGACGCGCCGG
Proteins encoded:
- the LOC119347425 gene encoding peroxidase 2-like, yielding MAMAVSSCFPLAARCSLLLTAALVLAMSHGVHGHAGAGAGLSSSFYDDSCPSARDIVRRVIQNARVADARIPASLIRLHFHDCFVQGCDGSLLLDNDLPAIMTEKEVPANDRSARGFDVVDNIKHALENACPGIVSCADILALASEISVELAGGPSWSVPLGRRDGTTTNIESANNLPSPFDSLETLQEKFRNLGLDDTDLVALQGAHTFGRAQCQFTQQNCSAGQDEETLVNLDTVTPNIFDNKYYGNLLRGRAPLPSDQVMLSDPVAAATTAPIIHRFSGSQKDFFKNFAASMVKMGNISPLTGRAGEIRNNCRRVNNKPY